A window of the Tunturibacter empetritectus genome harbors these coding sequences:
- the creD gene encoding cell envelope integrity protein CreD, translating to MNLKLTFKLLVIGVVTGVILIALAMVNGAITDRQKYRDEAVQSIEASYAGPQTVIGPVLVRPYTQTTVTMEDGEKGVKKRVEHVAKLTATSFPHVLDVRGRLTPTERQHGLYTVTVYEFAGHLKGSVDIVPLHTTGQVEWGEPYLAMSVEDVRGIVGTPTVVVNGIPQTMFQGAESTMGWQPNLRVPLRWVRELKGHMEFAIDMDLAGTEQLSVAPVGDSNHVELSSTWRSPLFAGRFLPRTRQVGGNGFSAAWDISSLATGTQVQMESNPAKPIDLMNVSLLTPIDSYKLSDRATKYGILFVVLTFGGFFLFEMIKELPIHPVQYLLVGFGLAIFFLLLVSFSEHMAFALSYLVASAACIGLLTFYLSYVLRSVTRGVGFGAMLTSLYAAVYGLLISEDNALILGSLLLFAVLAVVMVVTRKVDWYKSGSD from the coding sequence ATGAACCTTAAGTTAACGTTTAAGCTGCTGGTCATTGGCGTGGTGACAGGAGTTATCTTGATTGCCTTGGCGATGGTGAACGGTGCGATCACCGATCGACAGAAGTACCGGGACGAGGCGGTGCAGAGTATCGAGGCGAGCTACGCTGGTCCACAAACGGTGATCGGTCCTGTATTGGTGAGGCCGTATACACAGACGACTGTGACGATGGAGGATGGCGAGAAGGGCGTGAAGAAGAGAGTTGAGCATGTCGCTAAGCTGACCGCAACGTCGTTTCCCCATGTGCTGGATGTGCGTGGAAGGCTGACACCGACGGAACGGCAGCATGGGCTATATACGGTGACAGTCTACGAGTTTGCGGGGCACCTAAAAGGATCGGTGGATATTGTACCGCTACACACGACGGGACAGGTGGAGTGGGGTGAGCCATATCTGGCGATGTCTGTTGAGGACGTGCGCGGTATCGTAGGGACGCCGACGGTCGTGGTAAATGGGATTCCTCAGACGATGTTTCAGGGGGCTGAATCTACGATGGGTTGGCAGCCCAATCTGCGAGTGCCATTACGATGGGTGAGGGAGCTGAAAGGTCATATGGAGTTTGCTATCGATATGGATCTGGCAGGGACAGAACAGCTGAGCGTGGCGCCTGTGGGCGATTCGAATCATGTTGAGCTGAGTTCGACTTGGCGTTCACCGCTGTTTGCTGGACGCTTTCTTCCGCGGACAAGGCAGGTGGGAGGAAATGGGTTTTCAGCCGCATGGGATATTTCTTCCTTGGCAACAGGGACGCAGGTACAGATGGAGTCGAACCCCGCGAAGCCGATCGATCTGATGAATGTGAGCCTGTTGACGCCGATCGATTCGTACAAATTGAGCGATCGGGCGACGAAGTATGGAATTTTATTTGTAGTGCTGACGTTCGGTGGGTTCTTCCTATTCGAGATGATTAAGGAGTTGCCGATTCATCCAGTTCAGTATCTACTGGTCGGGTTCGGGCTAGCGATCTTCTTTTTGCTGCTCGTCAGCTTCTCGGAACATATGGCGTTTGCGCTGTCCTACCTGGTTGCCAGCGCAGCTTGTATCGGGTTGCTGACGTTCTATCTATCGTATGTCTTGCGAAGCGTGACGCGCGGCGTCGGGTTTGGAGCGATGCTCACTTCCCTTTATGCTGCGGTCTACGGACTGCTCATCAGCGAGGACAACGCGCTCATTCTGGGATCCCTACTCTTGTTCGCAGTACTGGCCGTGGTGATGGTGGTGACGCGGAAGGTAGATTGGTACAAGAGTGGTTCGGATTGA